The proteins below come from a single Chryseobacterium bernardetii genomic window:
- a CDS encoding lipoprotein signal peptidase yields the protein MKKILAITFLVLLIDQASKIYIKTHFELNESVPVIEGFFNKTFVENPGMAYGFHFGGIIGKYFLVILRIFLIGGMVYMFKKWLKEGASNYLLVPMAIIFAGAIGNLIDGMFYGMIFDSGTVYDASTDRWIGYGGVSKFVPFGHGYSTFMKGCVVDMLHFPIVDWYVPDSWPIIGGKHIEFFKYIFNVADSAITVGAAFLLIFRKKAFPNGLEF from the coding sequence ATGAAAAAGATCTTAGCTATCACATTTTTGGTATTATTGATAGACCAGGCTTCAAAAATTTACATTAAAACCCATTTTGAACTGAATGAAAGTGTTCCTGTTATAGAAGGTTTCTTTAATAAAACCTTTGTTGAGAACCCAGGAATGGCTTACGGATTTCATTTCGGTGGAATTATCGGAAAGTATTTCCTGGTTATCCTGAGGATTTTCCTGATCGGAGGAATGGTTTATATGTTTAAAAAATGGCTGAAAGAAGGAGCTTCCAACTATCTTTTAGTTCCAATGGCCATCATCTTTGCCGGAGCTATCGGAAACCTTATTGACGGTATGTTCTACGGAATGATTTTTGACAGCGGAACGGTATATGACGCCAGCACAGACCGATGGATTGGCTATGGCGGAGTTTCCAAGTTTGTTCCTTTTGGACATGGTTATTCTACTTTTATGAAAGGGTGCGTTGTAGATATGCTTCACTTCCCGATAGTAGACTGGTATGTTCCGGACAGCTGGCCTATTATAGGCGGGAAACATATTGAGTTCTTTAAATACATTTTCAATGTTGCCGATTCAGCCATTACAGTAGGAGCTGCTTTCTTGTTAATCTTCAGAAAAAAGGCTTTCCCTAACGGACTTGAATTCTAA
- the ileS gene encoding isoleucine--tRNA ligase: MSQFKEYKNLNLIDVAENVAEFWKQNKTFNKSVEIRQGNPEFVFYEGPPSANGMPGIHHVMARALKDIFCRYQTQNGKQVFRKAGWDTHGLPVELGVEKELGITKEDIGKKISIEDYNKACREAVMRYTDVWNNLTEKIGYWVDLDDPYITYKSKYMETVWWLLKQLYDKSLLYKGYTIQPYSPKAGTGLSSHELNQPGTYRDVSDTTVVAQFKVKKDSSALFNDVDGDVHILAWTTTPWTLPSNTALTVGRDIEYVLVKTFNQYTFEPVTVVLSSVLLPKVFGKKYAEGTDEDFANYTPETKVIPFRILKEFTGEKLVDTRYEQLVPWFTPNDNPENAFRVILGDFVTTEDGTGIVHTAPTFGADDARVAKMAQPEIPPMLVKDDNDNLVPLVDLQGKFIQGENVPEVFSGKYIKNEYYDEGTAPEKSWDVELAILLKTENKAFKVEKYVHSYPHCWRTDKPVLYYPLDSWFVKMTAVKDRLVNLNKEINWKPKATGEGRFANWLENVNDWNLSRSRYWGIPLPIWRTDDLKEEKIIGSVEELYNEIEKSIAAGFMTENPFKGFEVGNMSESNYELVDLHKNVVDKVVLVSDSGKAMKRESDLIDVWFDSGSMPYAQLHYPFENKDLIDNNKAFPADFIAEGVDQTRGWFYTLHAIGTAVFDSVAYKNVMSNGLVLDKNGQKMSKRLGNAVDPFETLSVYGPDATRWYMISNANPWENLKFDIEGIDEVRRKFFGTLYNTYSFFALYANVDRFNYSEKEVENRPEIDRWILSELNLLIKEVKAFYEDYEPTRVARAISTFVNDNLSNWYVRLCRRRFWKGDYSDDKISAYQTLYTCLEVVAKLSAPIAPFFMDQLYQDLNKVTGKENCESVHLTDFPVADESLIDQDLVEKTHLAQNITSMVFSLRKKENVKVRQPLQKVLIPVLDAKTEEQILAVADLIKQEVNVKELQLINAEEASHLIVKQIKPNFKALGPKLGKDMKAVGAEISNLSTEQISALEKEGKLDVQGYEITLDDVEISTKDIPGWTVTSDGKTTVALDLTLTDELKSEGIAREFINRIQNLRKEKDFELTDRINIFIEENSPFLEDIKKNEEYISSEVLSSKIEIVSSLSNFSEIEIDEVNFKINIEKN, translated from the coding sequence ATGAGCCAATTTAAAGAATACAAAAACCTCAACCTTATTGACGTAGCAGAGAATGTAGCGGAATTTTGGAAACAAAATAAAACTTTCAATAAGAGTGTTGAGATTCGTCAGGGAAATCCTGAGTTTGTTTTTTATGAAGGTCCGCCTTCAGCAAACGGTATGCCTGGAATTCACCACGTAATGGCAAGAGCATTGAAGGATATTTTCTGCCGTTACCAGACTCAAAACGGGAAACAGGTTTTCCGTAAAGCAGGCTGGGATACGCATGGTCTTCCTGTGGAACTGGGTGTAGAAAAAGAATTAGGAATTACAAAAGAAGATATTGGCAAAAAAATCTCTATTGAAGATTATAATAAAGCTTGTCGTGAAGCTGTAATGCGTTATACTGATGTATGGAATAACCTTACAGAGAAAATCGGATATTGGGTAGACCTTGATGATCCGTATATTACGTACAAGTCAAAATATATGGAAACTGTTTGGTGGCTGTTGAAGCAGTTATATGACAAAAGTTTGTTGTATAAAGGATACACAATTCAGCCTTACTCTCCAAAAGCAGGAACAGGACTTTCTTCACACGAGCTGAACCAGCCTGGAACATATCGTGATGTTTCAGACACTACGGTTGTAGCCCAGTTTAAAGTAAAGAAAGATTCTTCTGCTTTATTCAATGATGTTGACGGAGATGTACATATCCTTGCATGGACAACGACACCTTGGACGTTGCCATCCAACACTGCCCTTACAGTAGGTAGAGATATTGAATATGTTTTGGTTAAAACATTCAACCAATATACATTTGAGCCGGTAACCGTTGTATTATCCAGCGTTCTTTTACCTAAAGTATTCGGTAAGAAATATGCTGAAGGTACAGATGAGGATTTTGCCAACTATACTCCGGAAACGAAAGTAATTCCGTTCAGAATTTTAAAAGAATTCACAGGAGAAAAACTTGTTGATACAAGATATGAGCAGTTAGTTCCTTGGTTTACACCAAATGATAATCCTGAAAATGCTTTCAGAGTGATCTTAGGTGATTTCGTAACGACTGAGGATGGTACAGGTATCGTGCACACGGCTCCAACTTTTGGTGCTGATGATGCGAGAGTTGCTAAAATGGCCCAGCCTGAGATCCCACCAATGTTGGTAAAGGATGATAACGATAATCTTGTTCCTTTGGTAGATTTACAGGGTAAATTTATCCAGGGAGAGAATGTACCTGAAGTTTTCTCAGGAAAATATATCAAGAACGAATATTACGATGAAGGAACAGCGCCTGAGAAATCATGGGATGTAGAACTTGCGATCCTGTTGAAAACGGAGAACAAGGCCTTCAAAGTAGAGAAATATGTCCACTCTTATCCACACTGCTGGAGAACTGACAAGCCGGTACTATACTATCCGTTGGATTCATGGTTTGTGAAGATGACTGCAGTAAAAGACAGATTGGTTAATCTGAACAAAGAAATCAACTGGAAGCCAAAAGCTACCGGAGAAGGACGTTTTGCCAACTGGCTGGAAAATGTAAACGACTGGAACTTGTCCCGTTCAAGATACTGGGGTATCCCGTTGCCAATCTGGAGAACAGATGACCTGAAAGAAGAAAAGATCATCGGTTCTGTAGAAGAGCTTTATAACGAGATTGAAAAATCAATTGCTGCAGGATTCATGACTGAAAATCCTTTCAAAGGTTTTGAAGTAGGAAATATGTCTGAATCTAACTACGAGTTGGTTGACCTTCACAAAAACGTAGTGGATAAAGTAGTATTGGTTTCAGATTCAGGAAAAGCAATGAAGCGTGAAAGTGACTTGATAGATGTTTGGTTTGATTCAGGTTCTATGCCGTATGCTCAATTGCACTATCCTTTTGAAAATAAAGACTTAATCGACAACAATAAAGCATTCCCTGCTGACTTCATTGCAGAAGGTGTTGACCAGACCCGTGGATGGTTCTATACGCTTCACGCGATCGGAACAGCCGTTTTTGATTCTGTTGCTTATAAAAATGTAATGAGTAACGGTCTTGTTCTGGATAAAAACGGACAGAAAATGTCAAAACGTTTAGGAAATGCAGTAGATCCGTTTGAAACGCTTTCTGTTTACGGGCCGGATGCTACCCGTTGGTATATGATCTCAAATGCAAACCCTTGGGAGAACCTGAAGTTTGATATTGAAGGAATTGATGAAGTAAGACGAAAGTTCTTCGGAACTCTTTATAATACGTATTCATTCTTTGCATTATATGCGAATGTCGACAGATTCAACTATTCAGAAAAAGAAGTGGAAAACCGTCCTGAAATCGACAGATGGATTCTTTCTGAACTGAACCTTCTGATCAAAGAGGTAAAAGCATTCTATGAAGATTACGAACCTACAAGAGTAGCAAGAGCCATCAGCACATTTGTGAATGATAACCTGAGTAACTGGTATGTAAGATTATGCAGAAGACGTTTCTGGAAAGGAGATTATTCTGATGATAAGATCTCAGCTTACCAGACTTTATATACCTGCCTTGAAGTAGTAGCTAAATTGTCTGCTCCTATTGCCCCATTCTTTATGGATCAGTTGTATCAGGATTTAAATAAAGTAACAGGAAAAGAAAACTGTGAATCTGTACACCTTACAGACTTCCCGGTTGCTGATGAAAGTTTAATTGATCAGGATCTGGTTGAAAAAACACACCTGGCTCAGAACATCACGAGTATGGTTTTCTCTTTAAGAAAGAAAGAGAATGTGAAAGTTCGTCAGCCGTTACAGAAAGTGTTGATTCCTGTATTGGATGCTAAAACAGAAGAGCAGATTCTTGCTGTTGCAGATCTTATCAAGCAGGAAGTAAATGTGAAAGAGCTACAGTTAATAAACGCTGAAGAAGCATCACACTTAATTGTAAAACAGATAAAGCCAAACTTCAAAGCTCTAGGACCTAAATTAGGAAAAGACATGAAGGCGGTGGGTGCTGAGATTAGCAATCTTTCCACAGAACAGATTTCCGCTCTTGAAAAAGAAGGAAAACTGGATGTTCAGGGCTACGAGATCACCCTTGATGATGTGGAAATCTCTACAAAAGATATCCCTGGGTGGACTGTAACTTCAGATGGTAAAACAACTGTGGCATTAGATTTGACGTTAACCGATGAGTTAAAATCTGAAGGAATCGCAAGGGAATTCATCAATAGAATTCAGAACCTGAGAAAAGAGAAAGATTTCGAACTTACAGACAGAATTAATATCTTCATTGAAGAGAACTCACCGTTCCTTGAAGATATTAAGAAAAATGAGGAATATATTTCTTCCGAAGTCTTGTCAAGTAAAATAGAAATTGTATCTTCACTTTCAAATTTTAGCGAAATCGAAATAGATGAGGTTAATTTTAAGATAAATATTGAAAAAAATTAA
- a CDS encoding M23 family metallopeptidase has product MKTFSKLMAAICCICTIITQAQNNYPQNYFRNPLNIPMQLAANFGAVRTNHFHMGLDLRTNSQENLSVVAAADGYVSRVKVERYGFGNAIYITHPNGFTTVYAHLNKYFDKLDEYVKEKQYKDEKWEQDITFQQGQFPVAKGQLIALSGNTGGSAGPHLHFEIRDTKTEECLNPLLFGFNIPDSVAPIISGLYWYDRRFSTYEPGANGIAVKKVGNAYTADVVRVNSPLISFGIKAVDKANQGFNLGIYKAEILMDGKLIYGFSIDKVSYDDTRYLNGCIDYTKFSRDKVAIQHLSSLPGMKLQNYSVPDLSGIINLQDEDIHNIEIVLKDVKGNTSRLTTKVQLSNAGSGIASSGKTILPNEGKTLTTENAAISFSKSALYDAVNFDMYEKSSTDGNAVSNTIVLQNPYLPVHDYYTLKIKPNRKLSKEEKDKVVVLFNYGTDKDAVKAKWNGDQAESQFNRLGTADLILDNSLPSVSSDWKEGAIVSGGFLRLKGSTKVGDIVFFRAELDGKWLRFARVKNDFVYIFDEKCPKSSGLHSLKVTTINSAGNTNIQTFTFQR; this is encoded by the coding sequence ATGAAAACTTTCTCCAAACTGATGGCTGCTATCTGTTGTATCTGTACAATCATCACACAAGCCCAAAATAACTATCCCCAAAATTATTTCCGTAATCCTCTGAATATTCCTATGCAGCTGGCTGCCAATTTTGGTGCGGTAAGAACCAATCATTTTCACATGGGATTGGATTTGAGGACCAACAGCCAGGAGAATTTATCGGTTGTAGCTGCCGCAGATGGCTACGTAAGCAGAGTAAAAGTGGAACGTTATGGTTTTGGGAATGCCATATATATCACCCATCCAAATGGTTTTACAACAGTATATGCCCATTTGAATAAGTATTTCGATAAGCTTGATGAATATGTAAAAGAGAAGCAGTATAAAGACGAAAAATGGGAACAGGATATTACATTTCAACAAGGGCAGTTTCCGGTTGCCAAAGGTCAGCTTATAGCTTTGAGCGGAAATACAGGAGGTTCAGCAGGCCCTCATTTGCATTTTGAGATCAGGGATACAAAAACAGAAGAATGTCTTAACCCTCTGCTGTTTGGATTTAATATCCCGGATTCTGTAGCACCTATTATCAGCGGACTGTATTGGTATGACCGCAGATTCAGTACCTATGAACCGGGGGCGAACGGAATTGCCGTTAAAAAAGTAGGAAATGCCTATACCGCAGATGTTGTCAGAGTGAATTCTCCCTTGATAAGTTTTGGAATAAAAGCTGTAGATAAAGCCAATCAGGGCTTTAATCTTGGAATTTATAAAGCAGAAATATTGATGGATGGGAAACTGATTTATGGTTTCAGTATTGATAAAGTGAGCTATGATGATACCCGTTACCTGAATGGCTGTATAGATTATACTAAATTCAGCAGGGACAAAGTAGCAATTCAGCACTTATCTTCATTACCGGGGATGAAATTACAAAATTACAGTGTTCCTGATCTGTCTGGAATTATCAACCTTCAGGATGAAGACATTCACAATATTGAAATTGTTTTAAAGGACGTAAAAGGAAACACCAGCAGGTTAACCACCAAAGTTCAGTTGAGTAATGCAGGAAGCGGAATTGCATCATCAGGAAAGACAATTTTACCTAATGAAGGAAAAACGCTTACTACTGAAAATGCAGCAATCAGTTTCAGTAAAAGTGCATTATATGATGCTGTAAATTTCGATATGTATGAAAAAAGCAGCACGGATGGAAATGCAGTTTCCAATACTATTGTTTTACAGAATCCGTATCTTCCTGTTCATGATTATTATACTTTGAAAATAAAACCCAACAGGAAGCTTTCCAAAGAAGAAAAAGATAAAGTAGTGGTTTTGTTTAACTATGGAACTGATAAGGATGCTGTAAAAGCAAAATGGAACGGCGATCAGGCAGAATCACAGTTCAACAGATTGGGTACGGCAGATTTGATATTGGATAATAGTTTACCATCAGTTTCTTCAGACTGGAAAGAGGGAGCTATTGTCAGTGGCGGTTTCTTAAGGTTAAAAGGAAGCACAAAAGTAGGTGATATAGTTTTCTTCCGGGCAGAACTTGATGGGAAATGGCTGCGGTTTGCCCGTGTGAAAAACGATTTTGTATATATTTTTGATGAGAAATGTCCAAAAAGTTCAGGTTTGCATAGTTTAAAAGTAACCACCATTAATAGTGCAGGAAATACCAATATACAGACCTTTACATTCCAGAGATAA
- a CDS encoding HAL/PAL/TAL family ammonia-lyase: protein MKINNFLELKDFQKIIIENEKIELDESLLSRVNTSFQFLKEFSKNKVIYGVNTGFGPMAQFKISDEDTHQLQYNLIRSHSSGIGNPLPAEEVKACMLARMNTLSLGNSGVHESVIHLLQELINRDIIPLIFEHGGVGASGDLVQLAHLALVLIGEGEVFYKGERKSTKDVFETEGLDPIKVEIREGLALMNGTSVMSGIGIVNAYKANQLTDISIKLSCAINEIVQAYDDHLSEALNGTKRHYGQQKVAERMREHLADSKLIRKRADHLYTHFEEQEKVFKEKVQEYYSLRCVPQILGPVLDTLEYTEKVLENEINSANDNPIINVEDQHVYHGGNFHGDYISLEMDKLKIVVTKLTMLAERQLNYLLNAKINEILPPFVNLGKLGFNFGMQGVQFTATSTTAESQMLSNPMYVHSIPNNNDNQDIVSMGTNAAVICRKVIENAFEVLAIEAITIVQAIEYLGFQNEVSSSTKELYGAIRKIIPAFSDDMVMYPYLEEVKKYLKAM, encoded by the coding sequence ATGAAAATAAATAACTTTTTAGAACTGAAAGACTTTCAAAAAATTATCATTGAGAATGAAAAAATAGAACTGGATGAATCGCTTTTATCAAGAGTGAATACAAGTTTTCAGTTTTTAAAGGAATTTTCAAAAAATAAAGTAATATATGGTGTGAACACCGGTTTTGGGCCTATGGCGCAATTCAAGATCAGTGATGAAGACACACACCAGCTTCAGTATAATCTGATCCGGAGCCACTCTTCAGGCATTGGAAATCCATTGCCTGCTGAAGAAGTGAAAGCTTGTATGTTAGCGAGAATGAATACCCTGTCCTTAGGGAATTCAGGAGTACATGAGTCTGTTATTCACCTTCTTCAGGAACTTATCAACAGGGATATTATTCCATTGATTTTCGAACATGGAGGAGTAGGAGCAAGCGGTGATCTTGTTCAGTTAGCCCATTTAGCCCTGGTACTGATTGGAGAAGGAGAAGTGTTCTATAAAGGAGAAAGAAAGTCTACCAAAGACGTTTTTGAAACAGAAGGATTAGACCCGATAAAGGTAGAAATTCGTGAAGGGCTTGCCTTAATGAACGGAACTTCAGTAATGTCAGGAATTGGAATTGTTAATGCTTATAAAGCGAATCAGTTAACAGATATTTCCATTAAACTTTCCTGTGCCATCAATGAAATTGTTCAGGCTTATGATGATCATTTATCAGAAGCATTAAACGGAACAAAAAGACACTACGGTCAGCAGAAAGTAGCAGAAAGAATGCGTGAACATCTTGCTGACAGTAAACTGATCAGAAAAAGAGCAGACCATCTTTATACTCACTTTGAAGAACAGGAAAAAGTATTCAAGGAAAAAGTACAGGAATATTATTCTTTGAGATGTGTACCACAGATTCTAGGTCCGGTATTAGATACATTGGAATATACAGAGAAAGTTCTTGAAAATGAGATCAACTCTGCGAATGATAATCCAATTATCAATGTAGAAGATCAACACGTTTACCACGGAGGAAATTTCCACGGAGACTATATCTCTCTGGAAATGGATAAGTTAAAAATTGTGGTAACGAAACTTACGATGCTTGCAGAAAGACAGCTTAACTATCTTTTAAATGCTAAAATCAACGAAATTTTGCCTCCTTTTGTAAATTTAGGTAAATTAGGTTTCAATTTCGGGATGCAGGGAGTGCAGTTTACAGCAACTTCCACTACAGCGGAAAGCCAGATGCTGTCTAATCCTATGTATGTTCACAGTATTCCGAATAATAATGATAATCAGGATATCGTAAGCATGGGAACCAATGCCGCGGTAATCTGCAGAAAGGTGATTGAAAATGCTTTCGAAGTATTGGCGATTGAAGCTATTACTATCGTTCAGGCGATTGAATATCTTGGTTTCCAGAATGAGGTTTCATCGTCTACCAAAGAATTGTACGGTGCAATCAGAAAAATAATTCCTGCATTCTCAGATGATATGGTGATGTATCCTTATCTGGAAGAAGTAAAAAAATATTTAAAGGCAATGTAA
- a CDS encoding DUF6576 domain-containing protein: MSEVLILIIIVAAVLAFSNREWIRNRFSPKRHTNYTIDDQFNSDKRDREKEIDRLLSKMGKNGINDLSAKDRKRLDELSKM; this comes from the coding sequence ATGAGCGAAGTATTGATTTTAATCATCATTGTGGCAGCAGTGCTGGCTTTTTCCAACAGAGAATGGATCAGAAACAGATTTTCTCCGAAGAGACACACCAACTACACCATTGATGACCAGTTTAATTCTGATAAACGCGACAGGGAGAAAGAAATAGACAGGCTTTTAAGTAAAATGGGCAAAAACGGAATCAATGACCTTTCGGCAAAAGACCGGAAAAGACTTGATGAATTGTCTAAAATGTAA
- a CDS encoding DUF2683 family protein, with protein MESIIVHPKNSMELSALKSVLKEMNIKFEKAHVKSSYNGQKMIKKASDNKNVKPAAKPSKPKGQ; from the coding sequence ATGGAATCAATCATAGTACATCCTAAAAATTCTATGGAACTGAGCGCCCTGAAAAGCGTTTTGAAAGAAATGAATATTAAGTTTGAGAAAGCTCATGTGAAAAGTTCATATAACGGACAGAAAATGATTAAGAAAGCGAGCGATAATAAAAATGTAAAACCAGCTGCAAAACCTTCAAAACCTAAAGGACAGTAA
- a CDS encoding phenylacetate--CoA ligase family protein, with the protein MEFHPFIEKSSTQEIKAFQEEKLQQLLAYLEENSPFYQRLFKEKNINVGEIRTLEDLQKIPTTTKNDLQQHNHDFFCISPDKIVDYSTTSGTLGDPVTFGLSDGDLERLAYNEAISFACAGIQKGDVVQMITTIDKRFMAGLAYFLGLRKMGASVVRMGPGIPELQWDSIFRYKPKYLITVPSFLLKMIDYAEKHGLDYKNSSVYGAVCIGESIKNQDFTDNILSQKIKEKWDIKLFSTYASTEMSTAFTECEFQIGGHHHPELIITEILDDEGNIVKEGESGELTITTLGVEAIPLLRFKTGDIVKAHYEPCQCGRNTMRLGPVIGRKQQMIKYKGTTLYPPAMNDILNDFNNILCYQIVIQANEIGLDEIIIKLSTDQEHENFVNEVRDHFRAKLRVSPKIEIIDFNILSKTVFNPNSRKPITFIDLR; encoded by the coding sequence TTGGAATTTCATCCGTTCATCGAAAAATCAAGTACTCAGGAAATAAAGGCGTTTCAGGAAGAAAAACTTCAACAGCTGCTGGCTTATCTTGAAGAGAATTCACCTTTTTATCAGAGACTTTTTAAGGAAAAAAATATCAATGTTGGAGAGATCCGTACATTGGAAGATCTCCAAAAGATTCCTACAACTACAAAAAATGATCTGCAGCAGCATAATCATGACTTTTTCTGTATTTCACCAGATAAAATTGTAGATTATAGTACTACTTCCGGAACGCTGGGAGATCCGGTAACCTTTGGTTTGTCAGATGGAGATCTTGAAAGGCTTGCATACAATGAAGCGATATCTTTTGCCTGTGCCGGAATTCAGAAAGGTGATGTAGTGCAGATGATTACTACGATTGATAAACGTTTCATGGCAGGACTCGCTTATTTTTTAGGATTAAGAAAAATGGGTGCGAGTGTTGTACGAATGGGACCTGGGATACCTGAACTGCAGTGGGATTCTATTTTCAGATACAAACCAAAATACCTGATTACAGTACCTTCATTTTTACTGAAGATGATCGATTATGCTGAAAAGCATGGCCTGGATTATAAAAATTCAAGTGTTTATGGAGCGGTTTGCATCGGAGAGAGCATCAAAAATCAGGATTTTACAGATAATATCCTTTCGCAGAAGATCAAAGAAAAATGGGATATTAAGCTCTTTTCCACGTATGCTTCTACAGAAATGAGTACAGCTTTCACAGAATGTGAATTCCAGATCGGTGGGCACCATCATCCTGAACTTATCATCACAGAAATTCTGGACGATGAAGGAAATATTGTTAAAGAAGGCGAAAGTGGTGAACTTACGATTACAACTTTGGGAGTAGAGGCAATCCCTTTGCTGAGGTTTAAAACCGGGGATATTGTAAAAGCCCATTACGAACCTTGTCAATGTGGGAGAAATACCATGAGATTAGGCCCTGTGATCGGAAGAAAGCAGCAGATGATCAAATATAAAGGAACTACACTGTATCCGCCTGCAATGAATGATATTCTGAATGATTTTAACAATATTCTTTGCTATCAGATCGTAATTCAGGCTAATGAGATCGGACTGGATGAGATTATCATCAAATTAAGTACAGATCAGGAACATGAAAATTTCGTAAATGAAGTAAGAGATCATTTCCGTGCAAAATTAAGAGTAAGCCCGAAAATTGAGATCATTGATTTTAATATCCTGTCTAAAACCGTTTTCAATCCGAATAGCCGAAAGCCGATTACATTTATAGATCTGAGATAA
- a CDS encoding TraR/DksA family transcriptional regulator — protein sequence MSDERVRYSDADLQEFRAIIKEKIEKAEKDLQLIRESFINDQNNGTDDTSPTFKAFEEGAETLSKEQNSILAGRQEKFVRDLKNALIRIENKTYGVCRVTGKLIPKERLLAVPHATLSIEAKNMQK from the coding sequence ATGTCAGACGAAAGAGTTAGATACAGCGATGCTGATTTACAGGAATTTAGAGCGATCATAAAAGAAAAAATAGAGAAGGCGGAGAAAGATCTTCAGCTAATCAGAGAAAGTTTCATTAATGACCAGAATAACGGGACTGATGATACTTCACCTACATTCAAAGCATTTGAAGAAGGTGCAGAGACTTTGAGTAAAGAGCAGAACTCTATTCTTGCAGGAAGACAGGAAAAATTCGTTCGTGATCTGAAGAATGCACTAATCAGAATCGAAAACAAGACTTACGGTGTTTGTAGAGTAACAGGGAAATTAATTCCCAAGGAAAGACTTTTAGCCGTTCCTCATGCTACACTAAGCATCGAAGCGAAAAACATGCAAAAATAG
- a CDS encoding NAD(P)/FAD-dependent oxidoreductase, whose amino-acid sequence MSKEFVDVLVIGAGPSGCVSSSYLKNNNVSVKVVEKTKFPRLVVGESLIPRVMDHFEEAGLFPALDKMGFEKKLGARFLRGDEVCIFDFSNKFGEGWDWTWQVPRADFDNTLAQEVINKGVDLEFETEVIDIKFNGTDSITTVKTKDGETKEIHAKFVIDSSGYGRVLPRLLDLEKPSKLSPHSAIFSHVKDINREPGEEGTLISFDIIETEVWLWVIPFSNGNTSLGIVGPTEYIDKLSENGDTAEALRKAISLSDYYVKRFGDIEFLFEPRHLKDYSCSVKSLFGDGFALTGNASEFLDPVFSSGMAFATESGMVAAKLALRQLNGEKINWQTEYTDYILYGVDVFTTYVKEWYTGNLQELFFHQPENPDVKKKICAVLAGYVWNKDNPFVKKHDTVIKNLANLIKLEKEQQQ is encoded by the coding sequence ATGAGCAAAGAATTTGTTGACGTTCTTGTAATCGGAGCCGGACCCTCCGGATGCGTATCTTCTTCGTACTTAAAGAACAATAACGTCAGCGTAAAAGTTGTTGAAAAGACAAAATTCCCAAGACTGGTAGTCGGTGAAAGCTTAATTCCAAGGGTAATGGACCACTTTGAGGAGGCTGGTCTTTTCCCTGCATTGGATAAAATGGGCTTTGAGAAAAAACTGGGTGCACGTTTCCTTCGCGGTGACGAGGTCTGCATTTTTGATTTCAGCAATAAATTCGGAGAAGGCTGGGACTGGACCTGGCAGGTTCCAAGAGCTGATTTTGATAATACCCTGGCTCAGGAAGTCATCAATAAAGGAGTTGATCTTGAATTTGAAACAGAAGTTATTGACATCAAATTTAACGGAACAGATTCTATCACAACTGTAAAAACAAAAGACGGAGAAACAAAAGAGATCCACGCAAAGTTCGTAATTGATTCAAGTGGGTACGGAAGAGTGTTACCTCGTCTTTTAGATCTTGAAAAACCTTCAAAATTATCTCCACACTCTGCTATCTTTTCTCATGTAAAGGATATTAACAGAGAACCAGGTGAGGAAGGAACTTTAATTTCTTTTGATATTATTGAAACCGAAGTATGGCTTTGGGTAATTCCTTTTTCTAACGGAAATACAAGTTTAGGAATTGTAGGCCCAACTGAATATATTGATAAATTATCGGAGAACGGAGATACTGCCGAGGCTTTGAGAAAAGCAATTTCCCTTTCAGATTATTATGTAAAGCGTTTTGGTGATATAGAATTTCTTTTTGAACCAAGACATCTTAAAGATTATTCATGTTCTGTAAAAAGTCTTTTCGGAGATGGATTTGCCTTAACTGGTAACGCTTCAGAATTCCTTGATCCTGTTTTTTCTTCAGGAATGGCTTTCGCTACAGAATCAGGGATGGTTGCCGCTAAGTTGGCATTAAGACAGCTGAATGGTGAGAAAATCAACTGGCAAACGGAATACACCGATTATATTTTATATGGTGTAGATGTTTTCACCACCTACGTAAAAGAATGGTACACAGGAAATCTTCAGGAATTATTTTTCCACCAACCGGAAAACCCCGATGTGAAGAAAAAGATCTGCGCTGTATTGGCCGGATATGTCTGGAATAAGGATAATCCTTTTGTAAAAAAACATGATACGGTGATTAAGAATCTTGCCAACCTCATCAAGTTAGAAAAAGAACAACAGCAATAA